The Pocillopora verrucosa isolate sample1 chromosome 14, ASM3666991v2, whole genome shotgun sequence genome has a segment encoding these proteins:
- the LOC131784344 gene encoding beta-2 adrenergic receptor-like has protein sequence MGVTCTEERLSNAASIVLSAWLSLSGLAAVTGNVVVLWLFYKHKSLRTISNRFLASLSMADVFVGLVLDPYWIVIRCWIQPEVHSNLFMITIMLKIHTTVATTLNSCCVSIDRFIAIRFPFRYQDILTKRRCLAVIILVWFISLCLPFPILFFQPGKDRKELFVSITFATCLGPLLVVSFCYIIIFKVARKKFKRILLAENIPDSSENIRVRGIQNFKAIKTVGFVLSAYIITWVPCVVLLLVDLVVKEERCRRRKIQFVVWPWVEAIAFTSSAINPLIYYFRNSDFRRAFRRTFHWLPCVHEQNASHLRAQPERNQNIRNVGTCGNLTSKETEV, from the coding sequence ATGGGAGTGACTTGCACAGAGGAACGTCTCAGCAATGCAGCGTCCATTGTACTTTCAGCGTGGCTCTCCTTGTCTGGTTTAGCCGCTGTAACTGGAAATGTGGTTGTGTTATGGCTGTTCTACAAACACAAGTCTTtacgaacaatttcaaaccgGTTTTTAGCCTCGTTATCCATGGCGGACGTTTTTGTCGGCCTCGTCTTAGATCCTTATTGGATTGTTATCAGATGTTGGATTCAGCCAGAAGTTCATAGCAATTTGTTTATGATTACAATAATGCTGAAGATTCATACAACCGTAGCCACTACTTTGAACTCGTGCTGTGTTTCAATCGACCGTTTTATTGCGATTCGGTTTCCTTTTCGGTATCAGGACATTTTAACCAAGAGGAGATGTTTGGCGGTCATTATTTTGGTGTGGTTCATCTCATTGTGTCTTCCTTTTCCAATATTGTTCTTTCAACCAGGAAAGGATCGAAAAGAACTTTTTGTGTCCATTACATTTGCAACGTGTTTAGGTCCATTATTAGTGGTCTCCTTTTGCTATATAATCATTTTCAAAGTAGCCAGAAAAAAGTTTAAGAGAATTTTACTAGCTGAAAATATTCCTGACTCAAGCGAAAATATAAGAGTTCGTGgcattcaaaatttcaaagctatTAAAACAGTCGGTTTTGTTTTAAGTGCTTACATCATCACATGGGTGCCCTGTGTAGTTCTGCTGTTGGTTGACTTGGTTGTCAAAGAAGAGCGATGTAGAAGAAGGAAAATTCAATTTGTTGTATGGCCTTGGGTTGAGGCAATCGCCTTTACTTCATCAGCGATCAACCCATTGATTTACTACTTCAGAAATAGCGACTTTCGCCGAGCCTTTCGCCGCACCTTCCATTGGTTGCCCTGTGTTCACGAACAAAATGCATCACACCTTAGAGCACAACCAGAGCGAAACCAGAACATTCGAAATGTTGGAACTTGTGGCAACCTAACATCTAAGGAGACAGAAGTCTGA
- the LOC131784342 gene encoding beta-1 adrenergic receptor-like, whose amino-acid sequence MNDSHPEDHLSSAASIVLSLWLSLSSFVAVSGNTVMLWLFYKNESLRTISNRFLVSLSVADVLVGVVIDPVWIVIRCWIQPPLHSTMMDFMIALWVHTTAATTFNICCVSIDRFIAIRFPFRHQEIVTKKRCYTVIILVWLFSMGLPFSTLLIPAKLFSEERTVNIVVLCFLIEFIAFFLPLIVVSLSYISIFKSATKQFNRILAGEKSTLHNDNLRVRGTQNFKAMKTIGFVLGACIITWIPSLILSSLEIYYVLVNNQDKYNALPFVMWPWAETIAFTSSAINPFVYYFRNEDFRRAFRRTFRWLARGNSKESTRNTRPKQLETRWNELL is encoded by the coding sequence ATGAATGATAGCCACCCGGAAGATCATCTGAGCAGTGCAGCGTCCATCGTTCTATCGCTGTGGCTCTCCTTGAGCAGTTTTGTAGCTGTAAGCGGAAACACAGTTATGTTGTGGTTGTTCTACAAGAACGAGTCTTTACGAACAATTTCCAACCGCTTTTTAGTCTCGTTATCCGTGGCCGACGTTTTGGTTGGCGTCGTCATAGATCCTGTTTGGATTGTTATCAGATGTTGGATTCAGCCACCACTTCACAGCACTATGATGGATTTTATGATAGCGTTGTGGGTTCACACAACCGCCGCCACTACTTTCAACATTTGCTGTGTTTCAATCGACCGGTTTATTGCGATTCGGTTTCCTTTCCGTCATCAGGaaattgtaacaaagaaaaGATGTTACACAGTGATTATTTTGGTGTGGCTGTTTTCAATGGGACTTCCTTTCTCGACGCTACTTATACCCGCCAAGCTTTTCTCAGAAGAGAGAACTGTTAATATTGTAGTGCTGTGTTTTTTGATAGAATTTATAGCATTTTTTCTACCATTAATAGTTGTTTCACTCtcttatatttctatttttaagtcggcaacaaaacaatttaatAGAATATTAGCAGGAGAAAAATCTACATTGCACAACGACAATTTGAGAGTTCGTGGTAcgcaaaattttaaagctatGAAAAcaattggttttgttttgggCGCTTGTATCATCACATGGATTCCAAGTTTAATTTTGTCTTCTCTGGAAATTTATTATGTTTTGGTCAACAACCAGGATAAATATAATGCATTGCCGTTTGTTATGTGGCCTTGGGCTGAGACAATCGCTTTTACTTCATCAGCAATCAATCCATTTGTATATTACTTCCGAAATGAAGACTTCCGCCGAGCCTTTCGCCGTACCTTTCGCTGGTTGGCCCGTGGAAATAGCAAAGAAAGCACGAGGAACACTAGGCCGAAACAACTAGAAACCCGATGGAACGAATTGTTGTGA